From the Synchiropus splendidus isolate RoL2022-P1 chromosome 3, RoL_Sspl_1.0, whole genome shotgun sequence genome, the window GCCCTTTCTTGCGCTGGTCTCTCATCTCGAGGTGGTGGGGAACGTTTATCAGTGCGACTGTGTTTCTGATCGGCCCTCCAATTGGAAGGAGAGAcagacttcctgctcctgtcttTGGACCGATCAGTGCTCTCAGACTGTTTTCTGTCCCTTGACCTGCTCCTGCCCCGGGCACGCTCTTTAACGGCAGAGTCCTTGGAGCTTTTGGTCACTTTGTCCGGCTTTTGCTCCTTTGATGGTTTCTCCGCAGACTTGCTGCGACTGCGGCGCTTGGAGGTGATTTTGCTCGCCTCCGTAGACTCCCTCCTGGTCTTACCAGTCCGTCCTGCTCGCGGAGACGTGGTTTTGCCAAAACTGCTCCTCTGACGTTGCTCTCCATTTCGCACCCTCacgtctccatcctcctctgaCCCAGAATTGTAACCCTGAAGAATTAAACCCATCCCAGACTGAACCTTTCCCTCCATCAGCTGACTGTCCAGCTCTGCTTTGATCATGGCCCTCTGCTTCTCCAAGTCCTCCAGTAATGCCCTGTCGTCCAGGCTGGGGTTTCCTGACGAGGGAGAGGACTCCACTTTTCTCTGGCCGGCGACTTCGGAAGGGGGCGTGCCTTCTTTGCGTTTGTGTTTCCTATGTTTGTGGCGATGCTTTCGCTTGCGCTCCTTGTCTTCGTCGGAAGCATGCTTGTGTTTTTTGTGCTTGTTTCGGTGCTTGTGTTTTTTCCTCTTGTGTTTCCCGCCACTGCTGTGACGTTTGGACGCTGCATCGGGTTTTGCGCTGGTTTCTGCTTCATcctgtaaagaaaaaaatgtcagggTAAAATGTTTACCTTTACTACAATAACAAAAACTTAGGCTGCCAATGTGTCAAACACAAACTATCGTGAATAACACGCATGTTTTCGGATGGCCACCTGGGTTTCAGTGTCCGTCCCTCCTGTAGTATGAGTCACTCAGATCAGGAAGAAGAGCAACAATGAGGCGAACAAAGATAAATGCAGGACAGTATTTTGAATGGAAAGTTTAATTTTAAAGTCATGCCAGGTGGTTCTTTCAAGGCTCAAGTTGTTGGCAGTTACTGTGGGTGTGAACTACGGAGTATGCCGAGTCTAGCGTGGAGGATTTACATGGATGAAACCGCCATTGTTGCCGAACGGTCCCACTCTTGACTTTGCAGACACAGTTTGACACTGAACTATCATGATTCGATCATTTTCTCGACTGGCAGCTCCCCAGAGATCATGATCAACTCATCCTACTGTGAATTCATGTTCAAGCAAaaagcaataaaactgtactgaAGCGCGATAACAGGGTATTTGACCTTTCCATCTCCACCTCAGCTTTTGCTTTCATCCTAGGATTTtagaaaacatttatatttgatATTGTGAGGTTCGAACGACACTGTCCATTTCCTAATTATCATGCGTAAAAAAGCAAAAGCCTGAATTTTCATATTCAGGTTGCAGCCACCTCACTTTTAAGTCTTGAGTGAGTTCTCCATCTTCGTAAACGAATGTTTTAAAGTGTGATTCATTTTCAATTATTCACAAGTTATCCATGTCTGTTGTGTGATTAAACACAATTAAAAactttaatctattgacagtccAACTTATAAATTATGGGATATCACTCAGAAACCTAAACATAATCTATCATTTATAATGCAGCCAACATAACAAATAAACCAgaagaaaattaaaatgtacagccactatatttattttgtgtcagATGTGCTCACAGTTAGGATACGTTTAAAATTTGAGATGAGAACCAAGACATCATACCACTGTTGGTATTTAGGTCCTGATGTTGTCCATCCctacctcttcctcctcttcctcctccgacAGGTCTCCGCTGTCTTCATTCCCACTCCTATCCTGGCTTTCCAGATCTTGTTTCCTGTTGGAGAAGGAGAGTTTTGTTCAGCAAGCCAGTCTGCCTCACATCACAGAAACATTCATCAAGGGACAACACTAGCAGGTTAATGCGAGACAAATGAACCAAAAGTACCAAAATACTGTACGTAATATAGTGTATAAAATCCGATGTAAATACATTTGGATATTTTATTGGGATGTTTTATTACTGTTGTATTAATTGAGTGTTTGTCCTTTCACACGTTTAAATGTTAGGATGGTTCGGGACAGAAAATAACAGTTTAAGGTCTGTTGCCGTCCATATAGatccaaacagcaaccaaagtCCCAGTCACCGTACTACTGGACAAAAAGAACCTTGTGAGAGAGCGGGCTTCACACaatacagaaataaacaacGAACACCTAGTCGTATCAACACAATACCGATTCAGCAATGCAGTGTAACTTGTTTGACATACTGGAGTTTTACCAAGACTCAGAAgagcagcttcagaacacatTTTATCTTACTTAAAAACAAACTTCTGTACTGACGGTAGCTGCTAGCGGGAACCATCCACAAAGACAAACGTGCTGGTTTCCGTAAATAAAAGCAGCATATTGATTCTACACTCTACACTATAAATGGCATTTACCGTACTAGAAACGAACAGCGAAAAGAGTCACAAGTGACTGTGATAACGGTGCTTTCGGATCAACTTGACTCGGTGAGTagcattagcatgttagcttcAGAACGTCAGTGAGTCGTCGGAGATTAATTATTGAAGCCAGCGTCCAGAACTATCGCTCTCGGTCGGAGTAGAGTGTGAAACGTTTTGCAGAAACGGTCGGTGCAAACACATCGTGGAAATGTAGCGCAGCGTTGATTGACTTACACGTGTTCTTTGCCATTATTCATTCTTCTGGACGTGATGTCCATCTCAACGTCAGCCATTTTCCTCAGTTGGGGAGGCCCTTTTCTTCTTCGGGTGTTTTCAGCGTGCAGGTGAACAAATGCGCAAAGTAACTTCTGCCCCCTGTTGGTAAGACGGAGTATTATTTTCGAGCAGAGTTCATCGACAACTGCACCGACTTTGTTTTAGACCATTTACTCAACCAGAACTTTCCGTGTGTTATATCATGTCAAGTTGCTTTCGGACATAGTTTCATAATATTTTCTGATCCATTTCTACTGTACCTTTCATTTGTCACCTTCAACTATTTACCGTTATGTGAGTTCTTCGCCCcaagaaaaataaagtcattaaaAATTATTTATCATGCATGTCCATaagacattttcatttcctgcagTAAAATTGGAATTATCAATTTCAcatgtacatttgttttgtttgtcacgATGTTTGCTTCATAGGTTGGTTCTCAGTTAGAATTCCGATTATAcgaaatatattaataaatatattaatacgaaataaatatatagatatattagtaaaaaaaaatgccagaGTTTTAGAGAAAATTTGGATATTTGTCGGATGGTTGGTGATGTTGCTCAGTCGGTGTACTTAGAGCGTAACACCGGATGTGACGTCTTTGGCGGGAATCACAACATCAACAGCTATTGACGTCTATTTTGATACGTTGTGTAATTTGCAGGTTAAATACTCCCTTTCTGGTATTTTAAAAGAATATTTAACCGGCTATtttctcaagtttttttttttcaattgacaTATGCGCGCTTCAGCTTGTACCAGGAACCGGCTAAATTTTCACGACGTTATGTAAGATTAGCTCAGATGGcagtcatttaaaatgatttaaatgttcATAGCTCGGTGTTTGTATTCGGGTTtagtccattttcattctatgtAAACTTGAATACATCAGTGGCACCGACACTGGTAAGCAAAAATGGTGTTAGCAAGCTGTTGCTAACACTGTGAAAGCCGCTTGGAAGACATATATTCCTGTTTTCGACGTTCAAACGACACGATTTCAGGTCCACCATGTCCAAGGCCGACAGGGAAAGTTTCATCGTCAAGTTTGTGGAGAATGGAGGACGTAGAACCGAATACGCTGTCAAGGCGTACGAGGTGGGAAAaacctgtttgtttttattcccagTTCTCTGTCTTTTGCCAACTTATATGTGTCCTGTGTTGTTCAGGCCATTTTGGAGCTGCAGTCTGACAAGTATGTGAAAAGAATAGAAGAGGAGGATGTCTTCAAAATGGAGCAGAAGGACAAGTCTTTGTTCGTCTTCAGCAGCTTCAACACACCTGCTTTCCTGCACTGCAAAAAGGTGTCTGTTCTATTGTGTTCATCTACATGGTGAATTCCTCATTTATAGTTGACGCTGGAGTGGTGACCATCTGAATCAAGGGTccctgttccagaaagggctggaGTGGCTGCCGTTTTTTCTTTCAACCAATTGAGCACATACAGCTTCACCAACTTGATTGTCAGTCAGCTACTGACTCGTTTCAGCtgtcacctgattggttaaactgtgtgagtgtgattgGTTGGATCAGGAAcccgcacccactgcagcccctcTGTGGATCCTGATCGAAATATTTCTTCTTATCTGAACATTTCCCTTCAGGTTTGAATAATCGAGATCAATGCACACTTAAACTGGTGTTTCAAGTTACTACACATTAGTTTTACTGCACCTCTTTGGATGTGACTCTTTAGTCCGCTTGGCTATTATTGACAAACCTCCAGCACTTCAAGTTCCAAGAGAGAGCTTTTGCCATAAAAAGATAGTCATGTCAAAATTGAACCATTGAAAGTGTTGAAATCACAATGAAATtctcaatatttgctcatttttaCTAGGCCACTGATCGTGGCCACCACAAGTCCTTCACCTTTCACCTCGTCACACCTTCATGCCCTTATGAACCTCAGCCTCATtggctgtcttcctcctctttatctccaacattcttggtccaacctTAACTCTCTGTGTCCAAGATATCTAGATATCTATCCAATgccactttgtctccaaacttctccaaatATCCCTGTGATACAGTTTCTGATCCTGTCCTTTCTAATAACTCCCAATAGCACCCGCAGTATCTTGCTATCTGACACTTCTAACTCTGACTTGCAAGCCTCTAAACATACACCATGGAAATGACCACTACTTTTCCTTCACTCTCAAACGTCTATTTTCAACATGTATGATCATATTATGTTACTGACTCAGTTTTCTGCTCGCTAGCTCGGCTGCCGTGTGGTCAGTCCATTGGTGGTGGTGTACTGTTTGCAGCACCAGCATTGTGTCCCAAAGGCCGAAACCCCTGTCTACAACATGGCTATGGCTGGTGTGACTGTTTCCTGCACCAGTCTGGATAAAGTAAAACGGGTCAGTTCAGTGTTTTCCATCATCGTCTTGAGCCATGAAAGAAAATTTTAATGATTTGTGTGTTGTCATCTACACAGACTGAGATCATGGAACTGGTGCAGCTCATGGGTGGACGGATCTATCTCGATCTGAATGTTACAGTCTCCCACCTGATAGCTGGAGAGGTCGGCAGCAAGAAATATCTGGTGGCTGCCAATCTGGGCAAACCCATCCTCCAGCCTTCATGGGTGGTAGCCTGCTGGGAGAAATCGCAGGACAGGTACAGGCTTTCTGTCAATTGAGATAACTCTCTTGTGGCTTTTCATGTGGGCCAAAAAGTGGACATCGATTGACTTTGCTGTGGGATTCAGCATTTGAATCGCTGGGATGATGAAAGAGCTGCTTCTCCTCACCTTGTGGTTTCCTTCTTCAGTCTCTTTAGATACACAGACCTGCCATTGGAGGACTATCTGTGCCCTGTGTTGCTTGGCTGCACGATTTGTGTCACTGGACTTACAAGTTCGGAACGCAAAGAAGTGCAGCGAGTCTGCGAACAGCACGGAGGAAACTACACTGGCCAGCTAAAGCTGAATGAAAGCACGCACCTCATTGTGTCAGAGCCCACAGGCAAGTGCCTCATTGCAAATCGGTGAGATATTGTCACAACTGCATTGCCTTCACTATCTGGTTTTGGATTCAGGTCAGAAGTACGAGTGCGCCCGCAAGTGGAACGTGTACTGTGTGACTCTTCACTGGCTGTTCGACAGCATTGAGAAAGGCTTCTGTCAGGATGAAAGCAGGTACGCGGTGAAGCGGGACGCATCAAAGGGAACAAAACCGCACACCTCCACCCCAACTGGCACCGGCAAGAAGGAAGGTGAGTCTTCTCAGATTGTTGCGACGCCAGCAAATATAGTACTATGGTTTGTTATTTACTCCAGATGGAGCGTCTCTTTTGGGTGTGAGCCACATTTCCATCAACGCCAGCATGACTATAAATGACACTGTCGTCTCCAACGGAACCATCAGCCGCCTGGACACCCCAGACCCAATTGATAATCTGGATCTTTCCGTCTTCCCGCCTGATGATCTCCTCGATGGGTACAAAGTAAGATTTGTGATCGTCTCAGTTTGATCTTttaaatttgtaaaaaaaaaaaaaaaaagattacaaTTCTGATCATTTTTTTAGTCTCTTTGTGGAGCTAGATGTCTTTGTAAGCAACGTACAAGTGTTTATGTAGTCACTCTTCTCATGGACCCTGTACACGCTGTTTTGCAGCTTTATCTTTGTGGTCTGCCTCCAAAAAAACTGGAGAAGCTTCGACGCCTGGTGAATGCTGCCGGTGGTCTGCGTTTTAACCAGCCCAGCAAGGAACTCACACACGTTGTGATGGGGGAACCGGACCAGGATCTGAAGAACTTTATCTCCAAAGAGAGCCGCAGGTCTCTTCAGGATAGCCCTCTGCTGACTTCTGAGCACATGTTCAGGTTTTCTCTCTCCATGTTCTTCCCAGACCACACGTTGTGACGGTTCAGTGGCTGCTGGAAAGTGCAACCAAAGGCACTCTCCTACCTGAGAAAGACTTCCTCCACCCGGATtgtctccctccatctccagctgctgcaccaGCTCCGGTCCATCACCATTCACCTCCTGGTCGAATCTCAGCAGGTCCACCGCCAGCCAGCCCCGACACTCCCTCGCACAAACGAGCTGAGGAGGACCTTCTCTCGCAGTACATGGATGACGACCCCACAGTTAGTGAGTCATGCACGCTGATATTAAACTTGCTTGAGCCTGTGCTGGATGAAACTGATCCCTAGATCCTCCACCAAACTCCAAACTCTGTTTGAACAAAGTGGATACTTGCTTTGCAACATTTCCTTTAACAAGACTGTTCTCCCATTCCAGTGGAGACAGTTATGTATGTACACTGAAGTAACAAACCTGCATAACAGTAAAAACAGTCTCTTTCAACGTGTAAATAACCTGAGACATATTCATTCAGAACAGGCCTCCAATTTTCGGAtagtcaaataaatgtttattgtaTCATCATGGTGAACAGGCTCATAAACACAAGCTTTCATGACGAACATCAAAATATTTCTCTTCACCATTCCAAGCGTGCCTTGCACTCTTTCTCCTAGGCGCTTATGAGAACTCTTCCAGCACCATGATGATTCcttacatatttttttcattgtttctatCATCCTCCAGTTGACGTGGCGCCAGCCCACACTGAAAACAGGAAGTCCAATTCCACACCACCTGGACCACACAACTGGTCCACCAACCAGACCACCAGATTAGAACCAGACTCCACCTTGAATGAAGCCAGTGAAGGAGGCATGTTTGTCGGGAAACGCTTCCTTCTTGTGGGCTTTGGCGCTGAAGCAGAGTCACTTATACATCAGCTGGTGACAGAAAACGGAGGGAAGGTGCTGACGGGTCGCACCAGGGTGGTGGCTGACTATGCTGTGGTTCCGCTGCTGGGCTGTCCAGTGGAATCCACAGTGGATGAGGTGGTCACCGACACATGGCTGGTGAGTTTAGAGAGAGATAATGTTCCTTCATTACTTTAATTTACATTGATTTAattaaacaaaatgtttcacaGGCCATGTGCGTGGAGAGCGAATGTGTGCTGCCAATTTCCTCCAACCCTCTGTTCACGCCGGTTCCTGTGATGGAAGGTCGTCTTCCTCTCCAGAGCTGCGTTCTCTCCGTTAGTCAGTTCACGGGTGCAGAGAGAGAGTCGCTGGTGGAGCTTGCGAAAGTCCTCGGTGCCAGGTGTGTGCCCTCCGACATTGTATAAATGAAACGCTGCAGACATGCACTAAACCACATATGACTTTCTAATCTTCTGCCTTGTCTTGTCTCTTGCAGTGTACAGGATTACTTTGTGCGCTCAGCCAATCAGAAGAAGGCCATGCTGGCCAGCACTCATCTTGTGCTGCAAAGTCCAGATGGTACCAAGTACCAAGCAGCAAAGAAGTGGGGGCTCCCCGCCGTCACCATGCACTGGATCCTGGAATCTGCTCGCACTGGCCTAAAGGCTCCTGAGGAACGCCATCTGGTCGACCGACCTCCATCTCCAGGTGGGATGGGATGTGACGCCTAAATGTCTTGCGGGAAATTCGAttctcatgtttgtgtttctgcagagAGGGATGATGAGAGTTTTGTCGGGGCCTCTCAGAGGCTGTCGAGGCATCCCCCAGGTCAAGTGTCTCCTGAGATCCCCCTGCTGGGTCCTCAGGGTGGAAAGGCTGTGACTCCTCTGGATTTAGGGAAATTCCAGAGCAAGGTGTTTCACAAAGTGGTGGACAAGCTGAAATCCAAAGGGGACGACTGCACCCCGAAGCAAAACCAGGAGAGCAGCCgaaaaaacacactgaagaatGAACCCTCACTACAGTTGGACACGCCATCTCGATTCCTGAGCAGAGACCAGCTCTTCAGGCCCTCGTTCAACGTGAAGGTCAGAACCATCAGCTCAGTATACCTTTTATATATACCTTGAAACACTTTGAATCACGCATTCTGCGGAATGAACTGGCCAACTTTGTGATTTCAAGGATGCACTTGGAGCTCTGGAGACTCCGGGTGGAAGATCTAAACCTGGAGAGAGACCAGAGACACCTCTGACTGACGTCATCAACCGGAACTTAAAGGTGGCGTTGGCCAACAGCACCCGCACTGGTCACTGCGATCTGGAGTCCGTTTCTGCCAGCCTCTCGTTCTCAAAACCGGTGACGAACGAGGTCAGAGAAAATATCCACAAATAACATGTCTGTGATGCATCCGCACATACACAAACAGATGAAAGATGTCTTTGTTAGGTTGCAGAAAAAGACGCGTCCCCTCTACATGGTGTTGTGATCTGTGTTGCAAAGAAGCTGAGCAAGATGCAGAGCGAGCTGAACGCCATTGCTGCCTCTCTGGGAGCAGACTTCAGGTTGGGTTATGTTTGTTTACTCTTCAAGCACTGTTTGAGAAACCAGGTCTAAAAGGGTTTAGAAGGAGTCACATTTCtgagcaaataaaaatacagcccAAACTTCGAGAGGACTTTTCTGTGTGCACAggtctctctcgc encodes:
- the topbp1 gene encoding DNA topoisomerase 2-binding protein 1 → MSKADRESFIVKFVENGGRRTEYAVKAYEAILELQSDKYVKRIEEEDVFKMEQKDKSLFVFSSFNTPAFLHCKKLGCRVVSPLVVVYCLQHQHCVPKAETPVYNMAMAGVTVSCTSLDKVKRTEIMELVQLMGGRIYLDLNVTVSHLIAGEVGSKKYLVAANLGKPILQPSWVVACWEKSQDSLFRYTDLPLEDYLCPVLLGCTICVTGLTSSERKEVQRVCEQHGGNYTGQLKLNESTHLIVSEPTGQKYECARKWNVYCVTLHWLFDSIEKGFCQDESRYAVKRDASKGTKPHTSTPTGTGKKEDGASLLGVSHISINASMTINDTVVSNGTISRLDTPDPIDNLDLSVFPPDDLLDGYKLYLCGLPPKKLEKLRRLVNAAGGLRFNQPSKELTHVVMGEPDQDLKNFISKESRRPHVVTVQWLLESATKGTLLPEKDFLHPDCLPPSPAAAPAPVHHHSPPGRISAGPPPASPDTPSHKRAEEDLLSQYMDDDPTVIDVAPAHTENRKSNSTPPGPHNWSTNQTTRLEPDSTLNEASEGGMFVGKRFLLVGFGAEAESLIHQLVTENGGKVLTGRTRVVADYAVVPLLGCPVESTVDEVVTDTWLAMCVESECVLPISSNPLFTPVPVMEGRLPLQSCVLSVSQFTGAERESLVELAKVLGASVQDYFVRSANQKKAMLASTHLVLQSPDGTKYQAAKKWGLPAVTMHWILESARTGLKAPEERHLVDRPPSPERDDESFVGASQRLSRHPPGQVSPEIPLLGPQGGKAVTPLDLGKFQSKVFHKVVDKLKSKGDDCTPKQNQESSRKNTLKNEPSLQLDTPSRFLSRDQLFRPSFNVKDALGALETPGGRSKPGERPETPLTDVINRNLKVALANSTRTGHCDLESVSASLSFSKPVTNEVAEKDASPLHGVVICVAKKLSKMQSELNAIAASLGADFRWSCDDTVTHYIYQGRVGDNTREYRGVKERGLHVVSQHWLQACAEEQRRVPETLYPFTYNPKMSLNLSQVPISSQRSPTYSLTRLKDQSQVSENKPINEDEDSTTSRRVSDGSVDQDEAEKSDISETVEMRENLQRQLQEIMSATKLTAGRRSSMRLTRSGSGSAESGSNMPGGRGGSRRTLEALRVSRDATLDMNSELLHSEQIVWDDPTAREERTKLVDNLGWPGVPSQSLEQLPAPPPLSETGPPCADSMTDSELVEMAACDVVEQHMQKPSGSLPPAGRPKDYILTPEAPSIAFPLAKPPVAQEPEEKKSAPRFQLSSLSPQERIDYSHLIEELGGVVLDKQSFDSSCSHIIVGTPLRNEKYLAAMAAGKWILHRSYLEACRSVGSFIQEEDYEWGSSSILDALPSIRTQQKRLALAAMRWRRALMGRSGPEGAFSGWTVMLNIDQSRESGFRRLLQSGGAKVLPSPSPSLYREATHLFADFSRLKPGDFRVEVSEASAHGVICLKPEYIADYLMQEPTPPVEQYFLTVSSSDDAPNTPSRKRKATDETSSLKKSRLD